In one Mucilaginibacter ginsenosidivorax genomic region, the following are encoded:
- a CDS encoding TldD/PmbA family protein codes for MRRRDFIYLTGMGAGALMLPGMNALGKTIDPIQALEGVDVKIKKELADVALNAAKSNGATYADVRIGRYLNQFVVTRENKVLNVANTESYGIGIRVIANGCWGFAATNDVTKEGMAKTALKAVAVAKANAKIGGAPVELAPQKGYGEVSWKTPLTKNAFEVPIKEKVDLLLNANGVAMAGGANFVNSIMFAVNEQKYFASTDGSYIDQDVHRLFPSFTVTKIDPAAGSFETRRSLSSPVGMGYEYLDSLDSEKVAGITTRYKKRYDMIEDMKFATQQAADKIKAKSVEPGKYDLVLDPSHLWLTIHESVGHPTELDRVLGYEANFAGTSFLTLDKWKSGKFNFGSKAVNIVADKTQVGSLGAVGYDDEGVKCKKWDIIKEGTLVNYQAIRDQAHIIGLTESQGCCYSQSWQDVQFQRMPNISLQPGKTPLSVDEMIKNVEKGVYIIGDGSFSIDQQRYNFQFGGQLFYEIKNGKIAGMLNDVAYQANTQEFWNSCSQVCDERDYRLGGAFNDGKGQPGQSSAVSHGSSTALFKGVNVINTKRKIG; via the coding sequence TTGAGAAGACGTGACTTTATCTATTTAACGGGTATGGGTGCCGGCGCTTTAATGCTGCCCGGTATGAATGCCCTCGGTAAAACAATCGATCCTATACAGGCGCTGGAGGGCGTTGATGTAAAGATCAAAAAGGAGCTGGCAGATGTGGCTTTAAACGCAGCCAAATCAAACGGAGCTACCTATGCTGATGTCAGGATTGGCCGATACCTTAACCAGTTTGTGGTAACCCGTGAAAACAAGGTGCTTAATGTGGCCAATACCGAATCGTATGGTATCGGTATCCGGGTTATAGCTAATGGTTGCTGGGGATTTGCAGCAACCAACGATGTAACTAAAGAGGGCATGGCTAAAACTGCCCTTAAAGCAGTTGCAGTTGCCAAAGCCAATGCCAAAATTGGCGGAGCGCCTGTAGAGCTTGCCCCTCAAAAAGGTTACGGCGAAGTGAGCTGGAAAACACCGCTTACCAAAAACGCATTTGAAGTACCCATCAAAGAAAAGGTTGACCTGTTGCTTAACGCCAACGGCGTGGCCATGGCGGGCGGCGCCAACTTTGTAAACTCGATAATGTTTGCTGTAAACGAACAAAAATACTTTGCGTCTACCGATGGCTCGTATATCGACCAGGATGTACATCGCTTATTCCCAAGTTTTACGGTAACCAAGATAGACCCGGCTGCCGGTTCATTTGAAACCCGCAGATCATTAAGTTCGCCGGTTGGCATGGGATACGAATATCTTGACTCATTGGATAGCGAGAAAGTGGCTGGCATAACTACCCGCTACAAAAAGCGTTATGACATGATTGAAGATATGAAGTTTGCTACCCAGCAGGCAGCCGATAAAATAAAAGCAAAATCGGTTGAGCCGGGCAAATATGACCTGGTGCTTGATCCTTCGCATTTATGGTTAACCATTCACGAATCTGTTGGCCACCCTACCGAGCTTGATCGTGTATTGGGCTACGAGGCTAACTTTGCCGGTACCAGCTTTTTGACACTGGATAAATGGAAATCGGGCAAGTTTAATTTTGGCAGCAAGGCCGTAAATATTGTGGCCGATAAAACCCAGGTGGGTTCATTAGGGGCTGTAGGTTATGATGATGAAGGTGTTAAGTGTAAAAAATGGGATATCATTAAAGAAGGCACCTTAGTTAACTACCAGGCCATCCGCGACCAGGCGCACATTATCGGGCTTACCGAATCACAAGGCTGCTGTTACTCCCAAAGCTGGCAGGATGTGCAATTTCAGCGTATGCCAAATATATCCCTGCAACCAGGCAAAACCCCATTAAGCGTTGATGAGATGATTAAAAACGTCGAGAAAGGTGTTTACATTATTGGCGATGGCTCGTTCTCTATCGATCAGCAACGCTATAACTTCCAGTTTGGCGGGCAGCTGTTTTATGAGATTAAAAACGGCAAGATAGCCGGGATGCTTAACGATGTTGCCTACCAGGCCAACACACAGGAGTTCTGGAATTCATGCAGCCAGGTTTGCGACGAGCGTGACTACCGTTTAGGCGGAGCCTTTAACGACGGTAAAGGCCAGCCGGGCCAGTCAAGTGCGGTGTCGCACGGATCATCCACCGCGTTGTTTAAGGGAGTTAATGTAATCAACACTAAAAGAAAGATCGGATAA
- a CDS encoding Rossmann-fold NAD(P)-binding domain-containing protein translates to MNWNTIVIVICILIAAFAVWKEYVRANQSRLVLRLLATITAIIALACIALPLTYQVEVNRQDKMEVLLLTEGFSGDSLSRYNTEKIFTLNSTISKKNPKAVLIYDLADLKSDSTITQIRILGDGLDKEELQRLDHVPVIFHPAVFKQGITAVTWNEHLKAGDEINVAGTYKNSLSQKIKLVLKGLSTGLDSVIIPPGQASPFNLKSTPKNLGKNVYNLLAIAGTDTLGNENIPLQIEPAKALNVLMLTASPDFESRFLKNWLSENGYAVAVRSAISKDKFNKEFINLAQFPLDHLSASVFRKFDVLIADLSVLKTLNGAEAAALQQEVTQKGLGVVIRADSTLRSNSWLQRDFPADRLAVKDPAPVSLSIQGKTGNTAKLNAGMVYLATQTNTQSLVSDYYGHVLAANTLAGAGKLVFTPLNNTFSWVLSGNKADYSALWSLLIAKAARKVATPESWTVKSAIPTVSNLVELQLESAVAPSVIQIDSAVISPIQNSKLPFQWRVNYWPQADGWQSVKQGNGALSWFYVYNYNDWNTIRALKKQADTKTYIANNAIKSNVTKQIHEKATIAVSKIYFYILLLIACAFLWLEARFQ, encoded by the coding sequence ATGAACTGGAACACCATTGTTATCGTCATTTGTATTTTAATTGCTGCTTTTGCGGTTTGGAAAGAGTACGTTCGGGCGAACCAATCGCGTTTAGTTTTACGACTGCTTGCAACTATAACGGCCATAATTGCCTTAGCCTGTATTGCTTTGCCTTTAACTTACCAGGTTGAAGTAAACCGGCAGGATAAAATGGAAGTGCTATTACTAACCGAAGGTTTTAGCGGCGATAGTTTAAGCAGGTACAATACCGAAAAAATATTCACCCTAAATAGCACAATCAGCAAAAAGAATCCAAAGGCAGTGCTGATCTATGATTTAGCAGATCTGAAATCCGATTCGACAATTACACAAATACGGATTTTGGGCGATGGTTTGGATAAGGAAGAACTGCAGCGATTAGATCATGTACCGGTAATATTCCATCCTGCGGTTTTTAAACAAGGAATAACCGCTGTTACTTGGAATGAGCACCTGAAAGCAGGAGATGAGATTAACGTTGCCGGAACGTATAAAAACAGCTTGTCTCAAAAAATAAAACTGGTACTGAAAGGTTTAAGTACGGGTCTGGATTCGGTGATTATACCGCCAGGGCAGGCCAGTCCGTTTAACTTAAAAAGCACGCCAAAAAATTTGGGTAAAAACGTTTACAATTTACTGGCTATAGCTGGGACAGATACCCTCGGAAATGAAAATATCCCATTGCAAATTGAGCCGGCCAAGGCTTTGAACGTTTTAATGCTAACAGCATCGCCCGATTTTGAGAGCCGTTTTTTAAAGAACTGGCTTTCCGAAAACGGATACGCGGTGGCAGTCCGCTCGGCAATCAGTAAAGATAAATTCAATAAAGAGTTCATCAACCTGGCGCAATTTCCGCTTGATCATTTATCAGCGTCAGTCTTTAGAAAGTTTGACGTTTTAATTGCCGACCTCTCTGTTTTGAAAACACTAAACGGGGCCGAGGCTGCCGCTTTACAACAGGAAGTAACCCAAAAAGGCCTGGGGGTAGTTATCCGGGCCGATAGTACCTTAAGATCAAATTCGTGGCTACAACGCGATTTTCCTGCTGACCGGCTGGCGGTGAAAGATCCGGCCCCGGTATCGCTCAGCATACAAGGCAAAACCGGTAATACAGCCAAATTGAATGCCGGAATGGTTTACCTGGCAACCCAAACTAATACACAATCATTGGTTAGTGACTACTACGGACATGTTCTGGCGGCCAATACATTGGCAGGTGCAGGTAAATTGGTATTCACCCCCCTGAATAATACATTCAGCTGGGTGTTGAGTGGTAATAAAGCCGATTATTCAGCTTTATGGTCGTTATTAATTGCAAAGGCAGCACGAAAAGTTGCCACGCCTGAATCCTGGACGGTAAAATCGGCTATACCAACAGTCTCAAATCTGGTTGAGTTACAGTTGGAGAGCGCCGTAGCGCCATCGGTAATACAAATTGACAGTGCGGTTATCTCTCCGATACAAAATAGCAAACTCCCTTTTCAATGGAGGGTTAACTACTGGCCACAGGCAGATGGCTGGCAATCTGTAAAACAAGGTAACGGTGCTTTAAGCTGGTTTTATGTTTATAATTATAATGACTGGAACACTATAAGAGCGCTAAAAAAACAAGCCGACACCAAGACCTATATCGCCAACAATGCGATTAAGAGCAATGTAACGAAACAGATACACGAAAAAGCCACGATTGCTGTAAGTAAAATTTATTTTTATATTTTGCTATTGATTGCTTGCGCCTTTTTATGGTTAGAGGCCAGGTTTCAGTAG
- a CDS encoding TldD/PmbA family protein encodes MPILNKEEAQALLKKVLAYSKAEECEVSLNGSEGGNIRTALNAVSTAGDISTIGLAVTSVFGKKAGTATIDEFDDAALERVVRRSEELAQLAPANPEYMPMLGPQTFAEAITFNVNTAAITPDTRAEMVAKSLAVTKDAKLTAAGFLENSTSFNAVMNSKGLFAYNKGSDVTFSVTTRNQEGTASGYAARGFTDVSKMDTYSATKYAAGKCLSSSGAKAIEPGKYTVILEPVAATYLLENMFRFDARSAEEGRSFLSKKGGGTRLGEQLMDSKVNIYSDPFNPDLPSTTWSGEGLPREKTSWIEKGVVKNLSYSRYWADKKGVKPLPGPGNIIMDGGDASLEDLIKSTERGILVSRLWYIRMVDPQSLLLTGLTRDGTFYIENGKIKFPVKNFRFNESPVIMLNNLEALGKQERSISVESYRSYLIPALKVRDFTFSSLSDAV; translated from the coding sequence ATGCCTATATTAAATAAAGAAGAAGCCCAGGCTTTACTAAAAAAGGTACTTGCCTATTCAAAAGCCGAGGAGTGTGAGGTAAGTTTAAACGGAAGTGAAGGTGGGAATATCCGCACTGCATTAAACGCCGTTTCAACAGCCGGTGATATCAGTACTATTGGATTGGCTGTAACATCGGTTTTTGGCAAAAAGGCAGGTACTGCCACCATTGACGAATTTGACGATGCGGCCCTGGAAAGAGTTGTGCGCCGGTCGGAGGAATTGGCACAGTTAGCACCGGCCAACCCCGAATATATGCCGATGTTAGGCCCGCAAACTTTTGCCGAGGCTATCACCTTTAATGTCAACACAGCAGCCATAACGCCCGATACCCGCGCCGAAATGGTAGCCAAAAGCCTGGCGGTTACCAAAGATGCAAAATTGACAGCCGCGGGGTTCCTTGAGAATTCTACCAGTTTTAACGCCGTAATGAATTCCAAAGGGCTGTTTGCTTATAACAAAGGTAGCGATGTTACTTTCTCTGTTACCACCCGTAACCAGGAAGGCACAGCATCTGGCTATGCTGCCAGGGGATTTACAGATGTAAGTAAGATGGATACCTACTCGGCAACCAAATACGCAGCAGGTAAATGTTTAAGTTCGTCTGGTGCAAAAGCGATAGAGCCAGGTAAATATACCGTGATACTGGAGCCCGTTGCAGCTACCTATTTGTTGGAGAACATGTTCCGCTTTGATGCCCGGAGCGCGGAGGAAGGCCGCAGCTTTCTGAGTAAAAAGGGTGGAGGCACCCGCCTGGGCGAGCAGCTAATGGACTCTAAAGTAAATATCTACTCTGATCCTTTTAACCCCGACCTGCCATCAACCACATGGAGCGGTGAAGGCTTGCCACGCGAAAAAACCAGCTGGATTGAAAAAGGCGTGGTTAAAAACTTAAGCTATAGCCGCTATTGGGCTGATAAAAAAGGTGTTAAGCCTTTGCCTGGGCCCGGCAATATCATCATGGATGGCGGCGATGCCAGCCTGGAAGACCTGATCAAGAGCACCGAACGGGGTATCCTGGTATCACGCCTGTGGTATATCCGCATGGTTGATCCGCAATCGTTGCTGTTAACAGGGCTTACCCGCGATGGTACTTTTTATATCGAGAACGGCAAAATCAAGTTCCCGGTTAAAAACTTCAGGTTTAACGAGAGCCCGGTTATAATGCTTAACAACCTGGAAGCCCTGGGCAAGCAGGAGCGAAGCATCAGTGTAGAAAGTTATCGCAGTTACTTGATCCCTGCTTTGAAGGTCAGGGACTTTACGTTTAGCTCATTATCAGACGCTGTTTAA
- a CDS encoding ligand-binding sensor domain-containing protein, with protein MFSRTIIFLLLFAGVLRASSQTYIGQRETVNFDKKQYNGGTQNWKIRQDAQGRMYFANNEGVLVFDGAYWQLYPLPNKTIVRSIEFGKDRKLYAGGQDELGYFAPGNNGQLTFTSLKNLLPKADQNFSDIWDIVAYGDDVFFRSHDKIFRYSSGKMAIYNSSSWLFLGLYQGQLIAHDEQKGVLVFKNNNWQTFIEKKDLPNGFYITSVCRFGENSSLVTTAKNGVFVLTGNQLKNWQLSGFDIGGQQAFSAAVAIGENNYLLSTYTNGIYQVDENGTVIEKISKKEGLQNTNVRCMFMDVNHNIWLGLDNGIDFIAFNNAVKHINPAVFKDGSGYAMVKYQNALYFSMSTGIYKFPVEDIADLSYAKNNFNVLAEGLSWHLSVVNDDLLAGRDDGMFKISEDKLLPIYNATGFWLFEPLLNKPGTNLIAAGNYYGVRLFERTNTGFIDKGNIGKYYESARFMAVDAESNIWTSHPTRGIYKISPDNAQVKMYTQAQGLPSTLNNFVFKIRNRVVVATEKGVYEYDASADRFEPSEAYKGIFGTRSLRYLREDPSGNIWFVQEKSLGVVDYSSSKPTITYIPELTDKILSGFENVYPINDNNVFIGSENGYYHINYAKYKQNIHPLSVFIRKVKATAGADSLLFGGYFGLVNDDNKQLPSNTRSLGYLWNSLHFEYSSPVFEGQSNVTYSYYLEGFDQEWSAWSKKTEKDYTNLSAGTYTFMVKARNHQNNESPVSVYTFTISPPWYQTIWAYLVYLILFSYLLYFVYQQQEKRHIRNQQKELLIQRQKNEEEQKQMAYLHQLELERSEKEVVKLKNEKLESEIEYKNSELASSAMSLVQKKEFILKVKDELQRINKSGKDVVETVEIKKILRLLSEEKKVNEEWEQFSLHFNKVHADFLTVIKDRYPSINQQELKLCAYLIMNLSSKEIAQLMAISVRGVEISRYRLRKKLQIPTEINLFEFLFEIQREIMK; from the coding sequence ATGTTTTCACGTACTATTATTTTTTTACTTCTGTTTGCGGGTGTACTGCGGGCATCTTCACAAACTTATATTGGCCAGCGCGAAACGGTTAATTTTGATAAAAAACAATATAACGGCGGCACACAAAACTGGAAAATAAGGCAAGACGCCCAGGGCCGCATGTATTTTGCCAACAACGAGGGCGTGCTTGTTTTTGACGGGGCATACTGGCAGTTATATCCGCTCCCTAATAAAACTATAGTTAGATCTATTGAATTTGGAAAGGACCGGAAACTTTACGCGGGCGGACAAGACGAGTTGGGGTACTTTGCTCCCGGGAACAACGGACAGCTTACTTTTACGTCGTTAAAAAATCTGTTGCCCAAAGCAGACCAGAATTTTTCGGATATCTGGGATATTGTGGCCTATGGCGATGATGTGTTTTTTCGGTCACACGATAAAATTTTCAGGTATAGCTCGGGTAAAATGGCTATCTATAACTCATCATCGTGGTTATTTTTGGGCTTGTACCAGGGCCAGCTAATAGCACATGATGAGCAAAAGGGTGTACTTGTTTTTAAAAACAACAATTGGCAAACCTTTATCGAAAAAAAGGATCTCCCCAATGGCTTCTACATTACCAGCGTTTGCCGGTTTGGCGAAAACTCCAGCCTGGTTACTACTGCCAAAAACGGCGTTTTTGTTTTAACCGGGAATCAGCTCAAAAACTGGCAGCTTAGCGGCTTCGATATAGGTGGCCAGCAGGCATTTTCGGCGGCGGTTGCCATCGGCGAAAACAATTACCTGCTAAGTACCTATACCAACGGCATTTACCAGGTTGATGAAAACGGTACTGTAATAGAAAAGATATCGAAAAAAGAAGGGCTTCAAAATACCAATGTGCGCTGCATGTTTATGGATGTAAACCATAATATATGGCTGGGACTTGATAATGGCATCGATTTTATCGCCTTCAATAATGCCGTAAAACATATTAACCCGGCCGTGTTTAAAGATGGCAGCGGCTATGCCATGGTCAAATACCAAAACGCGCTGTATTTTTCTATGTCGACAGGCATATACAAGTTCCCTGTAGAAGATATTGCCGATTTAAGCTACGCTAAAAATAATTTTAACGTTTTAGCCGAAGGCTTATCATGGCACCTGTCGGTAGTTAACGACGATTTGCTGGCTGGCCGCGATGATGGCATGTTTAAAATAAGTGAAGATAAGCTACTACCAATTTATAATGCCACAGGGTTTTGGCTTTTTGAACCTTTATTAAACAAACCCGGCACCAATTTAATTGCCGCCGGCAATTATTACGGTGTGCGGTTATTTGAACGCACAAATACGGGCTTTATCGATAAGGGAAATATTGGCAAATATTACGAGTCAGCGCGTTTTATGGCCGTGGACGCGGAAAGTAATATCTGGACATCGCACCCCACCCGTGGCATTTATAAAATAAGCCCCGACAATGCGCAGGTGAAAATGTATACCCAGGCGCAAGGCCTGCCATCAACCTTAAACAATTTTGTTTTTAAGATCAGGAACCGTGTAGTTGTAGCTACAGAAAAAGGTGTTTATGAATATGATGCTTCGGCAGATAGATTTGAGCCTTCCGAGGCTTATAAAGGAATTTTCGGAACAAGGAGCCTTAGGTATTTAAGAGAAGATCCATCGGGCAATATTTGGTTTGTGCAGGAAAAAAGCCTTGGCGTGGTCGATTATTCATCCTCCAAACCAACCATTACCTATATCCCCGAGCTAACCGATAAAATATTAAGCGGCTTTGAAAATGTTTATCCCATTAATGATAACAACGTTTTTATAGGGAGCGAGAACGGCTATTATCATATAAATTACGCCAAATACAAGCAGAATATTCATCCGCTGTCGGTTTTTATCCGCAAGGTTAAAGCAACGGCAGGCGCCGATAGCCTACTTTTTGGCGGATATTTTGGATTGGTTAATGACGATAATAAGCAACTGCCATCCAATACCCGTTCCCTGGGTTATTTATGGAACTCACTTCACTTTGAATACTCCTCGCCTGTTTTTGAGGGACAATCAAACGTTACCTATAGTTATTATTTGGAAGGTTTTGACCAGGAATGGTCGGCCTGGTCAAAAAAGACTGAAAAGGACTATACCAACCTATCGGCAGGTACCTATACTTTTATGGTAAAGGCGCGCAATCACCAGAATAACGAATCGCCGGTGAGCGTTTATACTTTCACCATTAGTCCGCCCTGGTATCAAACCATCTGGGCGTACCTTGTTTACCTGATACTGTTTAGCTACCTGCTTTATTTTGTTTACCAGCAACAGGAAAAGCGGCACATTCGCAACCAGCAAAAAGAATTGCTGATACAGCGGCAAAAGAACGAGGAAGAGCAAAAGCAAATGGCCTACCTGCACCAGCTGGAGCTGGAGCGGTCGGAAAAAGAGGTGGTGAAATTGAAGAACGAAAAACTGGAGAGTGAAATTGAATATAAAAACTCCGAACTGGCCAGCTCGGCCATGAGCCTGGTGCAAAAAAAGGAGTTTATTTTAAAAGTAAAGGACGAACTGCAACGCATCAATAAATCGGGTAAGGATGTTGTTGAAACGGTAGAAATTAAAAAAATCCTGCGATTGCTGTCCGAAGAAAAAAAGGTAAACGAAGAATGGGAACAATTCTCGCTGCACTTCAACAAAGTACACGCCGACTTCCTGACTGTGATTAAAGACCGCTACCCCAGCATCAACCAGCAGGAGCTAAAGTTATGTGCCTACCTCATCATGAACCTATCCAGTAAGGAGATTGCCCAGTTAATGGCTATATCTGTAAGGGGGGTTGAAATAAGCAGATACAGGCTGAGAAAGAAACTGCAAATCCCTACGGAGATCAATTTATTTGAGTTTCTGTTTGAAATTCAACGGGAAATAATGAAATAA
- a CDS encoding SusC/RagA family TonB-linked outer membrane protein, producing the protein MQVKLRFCMCIALLFCLVSGAFAQNVRLTGKVTQKSDGQPLPGASVSIKGTTTGAITDINGNYTLSIPQAGATIVVSFLGMETAEKTTSKGGVLDFALEDNAAKALNEVVVVGYGTQKITKVSGAISTIKASDIQKLTPTRAEEALQGQAAGVSVIQSGSPGSKPTVLVRGIPSFSGTDPTVIIDGVQQTLTDFNSINPIDIESINVLKDAATTAIYGVHGGNGVIVVTTKTGKKNQKPQIALTTNYGIQEVARTIGVLNATEYGAIVNEGSVTSGGSVIFPDLSTLGVGTDWQKQIFHTAPMQTYNLSATGGSENVSYFLSGGYQSQGGIVGGIDKSRFDRGNFTANLNFQLSKKLKFTINATDVILKSKGIQENSFNSILGSALNFDPTVPIYNNVPNTVGKYGFSNHIFSEVYNPLTKLENTYNTNTGNKLYGKFELQYDVFKGLTLTSRFGYTKYDSNAKTFTPLVFYGPQNVDNTMNADGTTVTGMHNSVSHEKDSNFNYSWETYGNYNFNLDKDNHFETTAGFSLYRTSGNADGASRQDVPYNSWEFADFTAATGTNSATNTNALSGYYYQYFRRNVSYFGRVNYDYKEKYLASFVARRDGSYAFGTNNKFGNFYSGSLGWVVTSEDFFKVPFIDYLKIRGSYGAIGNENVSPQYVKISTGGPDYGPTANSNGYNFDNVFYPGSTVASAANNSLKWERQLQSNVGFDIHFFNSKLNISADYYQKKVNGLLFTPNASLYLGTVPIPTANIGSTKTNGFDITLSYNETVNKDFKLGNTFTFTTAKNLVTATNTDNSAKIYGGSYFNGQSQTVTVFQKGFTPGYFYGYKTDGLFQTAADIANAPTQSGAQPGDIRYVDVNKDGKIDANDQTKIGDPFPKFTIGWNLSASYKGFDFSAFTYASIGNDIYRAYERNGNYTNKFRSVLARWTGPETTNDAHNPRYSFTDPNSNIRVSDRYVENGSFVKIKNLQLGYTFPKSITGKVFNSVRLYGQVKNAFVITKYTGYDPEISGGILDTGVDRGEYPQPRIYSFGLDIKL; encoded by the coding sequence ATGCAAGTAAAACTCAGGTTTTGTATGTGCATCGCCTTACTATTTTGCCTTGTAAGCGGTGCATTTGCGCAAAACGTTCGATTAACCGGTAAAGTAACCCAAAAATCAGATGGGCAACCTTTACCTGGTGCATCAGTATCTATTAAAGGTACAACCACAGGTGCAATAACAGATATCAATGGTAATTATACGCTTAGTATACCGCAGGCTGGCGCTACAATAGTAGTATCATTCCTGGGTATGGAAACCGCGGAAAAAACAACGTCAAAAGGCGGCGTACTTGACTTTGCTTTAGAAGACAATGCAGCTAAGGCATTGAATGAGGTAGTGGTAGTTGGTTACGGAACGCAAAAAATAACCAAAGTTTCGGGCGCTATATCAACTATTAAAGCTTCTGACATCCAAAAATTAACCCCAACACGGGCAGAAGAAGCGCTGCAGGGGCAGGCAGCGGGTGTAAGCGTTATTCAAAGCGGTTCTCCGGGCTCAAAACCTACGGTGCTGGTAAGGGGTATCCCATCATTTTCGGGTACCGACCCAACGGTAATCATCGATGGTGTGCAGCAAACTTTAACCGATTTTAACTCCATCAATCCAATTGATATCGAATCGATCAACGTGCTTAAAGATGCGGCTACAACAGCCATATATGGCGTACATGGTGGTAACGGTGTAATAGTGGTAACTACCAAAACCGGTAAAAAGAACCAGAAACCGCAAATTGCCCTAACCACCAATTATGGTATCCAGGAAGTAGCGCGCACAATTGGTGTGTTAAATGCTACCGAATATGGCGCTATTGTAAATGAGGGCAGTGTTACTTCGGGTGGCAGCGTGATATTTCCCGACCTGAGCACGCTTGGCGTTGGTACCGATTGGCAAAAGCAAATTTTCCATACAGCGCCCATGCAAACGTATAATTTATCGGCTACGGGCGGCAGCGAAAACGTGAGCTATTTCCTGTCGGGCGGTTACCAAAGCCAGGGTGGTATAGTAGGGGGGATTGATAAATCGAGGTTTGACAGGGGAAACTTTACTGCCAACCTTAACTTCCAGCTAAGCAAAAAGCTAAAATTTACCATCAACGCAACTGATGTTATCCTTAAATCAAAAGGTATCCAGGAAAATTCGTTCAACAGTATTTTAGGTAGCGCCTTAAACTTTGATCCAACCGTGCCTATTTATAATAATGTACCCAATACGGTAGGTAAATACGGCTTCAGTAACCATATTTTCTCGGAGGTTTATAACCCGCTTACCAAGCTGGAGAATACCTACAATACCAACACAGGCAACAAACTGTACGGCAAATTTGAGTTACAGTACGATGTATTTAAAGGCTTAACCTTAACAAGCAGGTTTGGCTATACCAAATATGATTCAAATGCAAAAACATTTACACCTCTTGTATTTTACGGTCCTCAAAACGTAGATAATACGATGAATGCCGACGGAACAACTGTTACCGGCATGCACAACAGCGTATCGCACGAGAAGGACAGCAACTTTAATTACTCATGGGAAACCTATGGTAATTACAATTTTAACCTGGATAAAGACAATCATTTTGAAACTACCGCAGGATTCTCATTATACCGCACATCGGGCAACGCCGATGGCGCAAGCAGGCAGGATGTGCCTTATAACTCATGGGAATTTGCCGATTTTACTGCTGCAACCGGCACAAACTCAGCTACAAATACCAATGCGCTTAGTGGTTACTACTACCAGTACTTCCGCCGGAATGTTTCGTACTTCGGTCGTGTAAACTACGATTATAAAGAAAAGTACCTGGCATCATTTGTGGCCCGCCGCGATGGTTCATACGCTTTTGGTACCAATAATAAGTTCGGTAATTTCTACTCCGGTTCGTTGGGGTGGGTAGTAACCAGCGAAGACTTTTTTAAAGTACCTTTTATTGATTATTTAAAAATCAGGGGTAGCTATGGCGCTATTGGCAACGAAAACGTTAGCCCGCAATATGTAAAAATTTCAACCGGCGGCCCTGATTACGGCCCAACTGCCAACAGTAATGGTTATAACTTTGATAACGTATTTTATCCAGGTTCAACTGTTGCATCGGCTGCCAATAACAGCCTGAAATGGGAACGCCAGTTACAATCAAACGTAGGTTTTGATATTCATTTCTTTAACAGCAAGCTTAATATCTCGGCAGATTATTACCAGAAAAAAGTAAACGGCTTATTATTTACGCCAAACGCTTCATTATACCTGGGTACCGTGCCGATACCTACCGCTAATATTGGCTCAACCAAAACCAACGGTTTTGATATTACCCTAAGCTATAATGAAACTGTAAACAAGGATTTTAAACTGGGTAATACGTTTACATTTACTACCGCAAAAAACCTGGTTACCGCCACCAATACCGATAACAGCGCCAAAATATACGGCGGCAGCTATTTTAACGGTCAGTCGCAAACAGTAACCGTATTCCAGAAAGGATTTACCCCCGGCTATTTTTACGGCTATAAAACAGATGGTTTATTTCAAACCGCTGCCGACATTGCCAATGCACCTACCCAATCGGGCGCACAACCCGGTGATATTCGTTATGTTGACGTAAACAAAGACGGCAAGATAGATGCTAACGACCAAACTAAAATTGGTGATCCTTTCCCTAAGTTTACTATAGGCTGGAATTTGAGTGCATCATACAAAGGCTTCGATTTCAGCGCCTTTACTTATGCATCTATCGGTAACGATATTTACAGGGCTTACGAACGTAATGGTAACTATACCAATAAATTCCGCAGCGTACTGGCCAGGTGGACCGGTCCGGAAACTACAAACGATGCCCATAATCCAAGATATTCATTTACCGATCCGAACAGCAACATCCGCGTATCTGACAGGTATGTAGAGAACGGTTCATTTGTAAAAATCAAAAACCTGCAGCTGGGCTATACCTTCCCTAAATCAATAACCGGAAAGGTGTTTAACAGTGTGCGCCTTTACGGCCAGGTTAAAAACGCCTTTGTAATAACCAAGTATACCGGTTATGATCCGGAAATATCAGGCGGTATCCTGGATACAGGTGTTGATCGTGGCGAATACCCGCAACCACGCATCTATTCATTTGGCCTTGATATCAAATTATAA